The following coding sequences lie in one Arachis ipaensis cultivar K30076 chromosome B05, Araip1.1, whole genome shotgun sequence genomic window:
- the LOC107643378 gene encoding uncharacterized protein LOC107643378 isoform X1, which translates to MGKLHLVLLFTLLLLLCGASAAPFTTSPAKIVNGFLSNAVPAFTKWVWSLKATTKTGVSGKKSMMKFESGYTVETVFDGSKLGIEPYAVEVLPNGELLILDSANSNVYRISSSLSLYSRPKLVAGSAEGYSGHVDGKLREARMNHPKGITFDDRGNIYIADTMNMAIRKISDSGVTTIAGGGKWSRGGGHVDGPSEEAKFSNDFDVVYVGSSCSLLVIDRGNQAIREIQLHFDDCAYQYGSGFPLGIAMLVGAGFFGYMLALLQCRLSTIVASQDDQGQAISGISPTPYQKPLKYVRPPLIPSEDEPEKQEEGFFGSTGKLLSNAGASVVELLGGLFPGLRKKPQMYEFQSQQQLFQQPQKQVNAWPVQESFVIPKEDEPPSIDTRAPTPRKTYPFMLVDAEKMQQLRQSRVFYSGWDGDLQQQPKNHHHRHQSHSSIPRTYYEQSHEETNEILFGAVQEHSVKQESVVIKPVNYGDSVYDHHNIRPRISPMGYIHKY; encoded by the exons ATGGGTAAGCTCCATTTGGTGCTGTTGTTCACTTTGTTGCTTCTTCTTTGTGGTGCCTCAGCTGCACCATTCACTACTTCACCTGCAA AGATTGTAAATGGGTTTCTCTCAAATGCCGTGCCAGCTTTCACCAAATGGGTCTGGTCTCTCAAAGCAACAACCAAAACAG GGGTTTCTGGGAAGAAGTCTATGATGAAGTTTGAGAGTGGCTACACTGTGGAAACTGTGTTTGATGGAAGCAAGCTTGGGATTGAGCCTTATGCGGTTGAGGTGTTGCCTAATGGGGAACTTCTGATCCTTGATTCGGCTAATAGTAACGTTTATAGGATTTCATCCTCGCTTTCTTTGT ATAGCAGACCGAAGCTGGTGGCAGGATCTGCTGAGGGATATTCTGGACATGTTGACGGGAAGCTTAGGGAGGCAAGGATGAACCACCCGAAGGGGATAACATTTGATGACCGTGGAAATATCTACATTGCAGATACTATGAATATGGCAATTAGGAAAATTAGTGACTCAG GCGTTACAACGATTGCCGGCGGAGGAAAATGGAGTCGTGGAGGGGGCCATGTTGATGGACCAAGTGAGGAAGCTAAATTTTCTAATGACTTTGATGTGGTTTATGTTGGAAGTAGTTGCTCCCTACTTGTCATAGACAGAGGAAACCAAGCCATCAGGGAGATCCAACTGCACTTTGATGACTGTGCTTATCAATATGGAAGTGGATTTCCTCTCG GAATTGCAATGCTTGTTGGGGCTGGCTTCTTTGGTTATATGTTGGCGCTGTTGCAGTGCAGACTTAGCACAATTGTAGCATCTCAGGAT GATCAGGGTCAAGCAATTTCGGGTATCTCACCAACTCCATATCAGAAGCCACTGAAATATGTGAGGCCTCCATTAATTCCATCAGAAGATGAGCCTGAAAAGCAAGAAGAAGGTTTCTTTGGATCCACTGGGAAGCTTCTTTCCAACGCCGGAGCATCTGTGGTGGAACTATTGGGAGGGTTATTCCCCGGTTTGAGGAAAAAGCCACAGATGTATGAATTTCAAAGCCAACAACAGCTGTTCCAGCAACCTCAAAAGCAAGTAAATGCTTGGCCAGTTCAAGAAAGCTTTGTGATTCCCAAAGAAGACGAGCCCCCTTCTATCGATACACGAGCTCCAACCCCTCGAAAAACATATCCTTTCATGTTGGTGGATGCAGAGAAAATGCAACAACTAAGGCAAAGTAGAGTGTTCTACAGCGGATGGGATGGTGATCTTCAACAGCAACCAAAAAACCATCATCATCGCCACCAGTCTCATTCGTCGATCCCTCGCACCTATTACGAGCAAAGCCACGAGGAAACCAACGAGATACTATTCGGCGCGGTGCAGGAGCATAGTGTGAAGCAGGAATCTGTGGTCATCAAGCCTGTGAACTATGGTGACTCGGTCTATGATCATCACAACATTAGGCCTAGAATAAGTCCCATGGGATATATCCACAAGTATTGA
- the LOC107643378 gene encoding uncharacterized protein LOC107643378 isoform X2: MGKLHLVLLFTLLLLLCGASAAPFTTSPAKIVNGFLSNAVPAFTKWVWSLKATTKTGVSGKKSMMKFESGYTVETVFDGSKLGIEPYAVEVLPNGELLILDSANSNVYRISSSLSLYSRPKLVAGSAEGYSGHVDGKLREARMNHPKGITFDDRGNIYIADTMNMAIRKISDSGVTTIAGGGKWSRGGGHVDGPSEEAKFSNDFDVVYVGSSCSLLVIDRGNQAIREIQLHFDDCAYQYGSGFPLGIAMLVGAGFFGYMLALLQCRLSTIVASQDGQAISGISPTPYQKPLKYVRPPLIPSEDEPEKQEEGFFGSTGKLLSNAGASVVELLGGLFPGLRKKPQMYEFQSQQQLFQQPQKQVNAWPVQESFVIPKEDEPPSIDTRAPTPRKTYPFMLVDAEKMQQLRQSRVFYSGWDGDLQQQPKNHHHRHQSHSSIPRTYYEQSHEETNEILFGAVQEHSVKQESVVIKPVNYGDSVYDHHNIRPRISPMGYIHKY; the protein is encoded by the exons ATGGGTAAGCTCCATTTGGTGCTGTTGTTCACTTTGTTGCTTCTTCTTTGTGGTGCCTCAGCTGCACCATTCACTACTTCACCTGCAA AGATTGTAAATGGGTTTCTCTCAAATGCCGTGCCAGCTTTCACCAAATGGGTCTGGTCTCTCAAAGCAACAACCAAAACAG GGGTTTCTGGGAAGAAGTCTATGATGAAGTTTGAGAGTGGCTACACTGTGGAAACTGTGTTTGATGGAAGCAAGCTTGGGATTGAGCCTTATGCGGTTGAGGTGTTGCCTAATGGGGAACTTCTGATCCTTGATTCGGCTAATAGTAACGTTTATAGGATTTCATCCTCGCTTTCTTTGT ATAGCAGACCGAAGCTGGTGGCAGGATCTGCTGAGGGATATTCTGGACATGTTGACGGGAAGCTTAGGGAGGCAAGGATGAACCACCCGAAGGGGATAACATTTGATGACCGTGGAAATATCTACATTGCAGATACTATGAATATGGCAATTAGGAAAATTAGTGACTCAG GCGTTACAACGATTGCCGGCGGAGGAAAATGGAGTCGTGGAGGGGGCCATGTTGATGGACCAAGTGAGGAAGCTAAATTTTCTAATGACTTTGATGTGGTTTATGTTGGAAGTAGTTGCTCCCTACTTGTCATAGACAGAGGAAACCAAGCCATCAGGGAGATCCAACTGCACTTTGATGACTGTGCTTATCAATATGGAAGTGGATTTCCTCTCG GAATTGCAATGCTTGTTGGGGCTGGCTTCTTTGGTTATATGTTGGCGCTGTTGCAGTGCAGACTTAGCACAATTGTAGCATCTCAGGAT GGTCAAGCAATTTCGGGTATCTCACCAACTCCATATCAGAAGCCACTGAAATATGTGAGGCCTCCATTAATTCCATCAGAAGATGAGCCTGAAAAGCAAGAAGAAGGTTTCTTTGGATCCACTGGGAAGCTTCTTTCCAACGCCGGAGCATCTGTGGTGGAACTATTGGGAGGGTTATTCCCCGGTTTGAGGAAAAAGCCACAGATGTATGAATTTCAAAGCCAACAACAGCTGTTCCAGCAACCTCAAAAGCAAGTAAATGCTTGGCCAGTTCAAGAAAGCTTTGTGATTCCCAAAGAAGACGAGCCCCCTTCTATCGATACACGAGCTCCAACCCCTCGAAAAACATATCCTTTCATGTTGGTGGATGCAGAGAAAATGCAACAACTAAGGCAAAGTAGAGTGTTCTACAGCGGATGGGATGGTGATCTTCAACAGCAACCAAAAAACCATCATCATCGCCACCAGTCTCATTCGTCGATCCCTCGCACCTATTACGAGCAAAGCCACGAGGAAACCAACGAGATACTATTCGGCGCGGTGCAGGAGCATAGTGTGAAGCAGGAATCTGTGGTCATCAAGCCTGTGAACTATGGTGACTCGGTCTATGATCATCACAACATTAGGCCTAGAATAAGTCCCATGGGATATATCCACAAGTATTGA